A stretch of DNA from Opisthocomus hoazin isolate bOpiHoa1 chromosome 15, bOpiHoa1.hap1, whole genome shotgun sequence:
CCAAAGACATGCCAACATTTTGCTCTAATTTCCTCCTTGATCACCAAGATATCTGAACAGGTTTTCAGCTACTGACCTGCCGTACCTCCCATTTACAGAGTCAGTGTCTTTGCATATGGACGTCAATAAGAATTTCCAGTCTGACTATCCAGCTGTCACGAGCGCACAGGGATGAGTGTAAAGTTCTGCCTTGGATTTATTCTGCACTTTATTCTGCAACACAGGGAGGTTTTTTTCACAGAGCTGTTCCTACTGGAAAATTACACGGATTGGCACTTACATGGTGTAGCACTAGCAACATGCCCACTTCCAACACACATGTAGTGTACAATTCTGTTAGTCCCTGATGCTTAAATTAATCCTGAAGAGTGGAAGAGTGGGAGAGACGCAGCCCTGAGCCCCTCATTTCTATTTCCCATGGCTTCTTTACATGAGCTTACCCCTGAGAGGGGCAAAGCCAGTGGAATCAAGCCCTTCCTGAGACCATTACAATCTCCGTAATGGGCCTGGCTGGCTATAGATGGAGGAGCCCAGGTATGTTGTACTCTTATTGATTTTGAGCCTTCCATTTCTGTGCATTTGGGAGCAGCCTTTGTTTCTGTTAAAGGTGCTACTTCTATATTCTCTTTTCCAGGACTgaggaggagagggctgaggcTGGGGACCTGAGGTTACAGTGCCTCCATAGCTGCTCCCCAAATAGTAAGTGACCATGGCTCAAACGTGTCCGATATACACAATGGCTTGTACCGTCCCCATGCTGGCTCCTTGGGGTTAAGAATAAGGTTTGGAGTAGGAAGCTATGGAAATAGAGGTTTGTAACTTCTCAGACAGCGCTGCCCAAATGATAATCAACTAGCATATGAACAATACAAAATCCCCCAGGATTCAATTTAGGGTGTGCACATAGCCTATAATATTATGTTATCTCAAGAAGCTGTGACTTCACAGTAGTTTAAAAATAAGCTCTAATTTACACCTGTATAACTTTCATTATCACTGCCTTTTTTTCCATCTATATTTCTCACTTATTCACAATGATGCATGCTATTGAATATAAAAATGATTGAAAGCATCTTTGGTAGACAATAACATTTGTATAATTAATGCCAGCTCTTGCACTTACTCAGAAAATTGCTATACTTTTATTCAGCGTTTGCAAAAATACTTACTTTAAGCTGTGGAATCAGTGGTTCAATGTACAGAGCAATACTGGAGCACAactcctgccctgctctgaatactATACTTTTCCTTTACTCTCCAGGAAAGATGTGTGCAGTTTCATGCATCTAGTTCCTTGCAAAGACAGCAAGTGATGCTTCATTCAGCAGGAGGGAGACTTGGGAAAGTGACTTGCTGACTCTGCGCTATTAAAATTTGGAAACCTCATGGcattttgctgcttctgtctTGCTGAGATGCACATCTCAGCCCCATACTCATGGAAGCTTGGTGTCCATAAGCCTAACAATTGAGGGTCCTGATCCCTCATCAGTCCCATGTCACTGCAGGTGGTCTCCCCACAGGCATGGTAGCCCTAGTATTGCTCTCAAGCTTGATTTGTCATCAGCTCACTTGGCAACTCCTGCTCCTTGAAAATGTCACATCCGTTATGGACCTTTCCAGAGGCAGATCCCCATCTTTCATTTTCACAGGCCTGAAAATGTCCGTTGGTACAAAATTGGTCTGGGTCGTATTTCCCAGGAAAATTCCCTACCTGCCAAGCTACTGGCTAGTGCTCAAACATGCTTATTTCATTATGTAGACTGTTCAAAGGTCTTTGTTTTAAAGAACAAATAACAATTCTTGACGTTATGTGTTCCAAGGAATAGAAACAAGGCTCTGTTGGTCCtatgcccagccctgccccagtaTTTCAATGTAAAGAACACACAGCTTACCTCCCTAGGTGTGCTCACAGCGCTGTGAAAGCAAACTGCAAATGAGAAGTCGGGCACTGTTCTTTAATCCGATACCCATTCTTCAATATTACATCAGCTGCAATTTCACATCAGTTATCTACTGTAATGAAATCAGATCAATTTTAATAAAGTGATATAATTGAAGTTCTGCTCTCAGTTCACAGTTTACTTATGCATGCAACTTAACCTTTAGAGTCGTCATCATTCATGCTTATTTGGGAGCAAAACCCAGTAGTTACTGCTGCTCAGGATGGCACAAACCCTCACAACCTTCAGAGGAAAGTCTCCTTCCTGGAACAAGCCCTGTACCACATCAAGTCATAGCTGGCCTGGATTCTCCTTAACGTTGTTTCTAGCTTCACATACTCCCACTTTTCATTGCCCATTTCTAGACACAGTAATTTCTTCATTTGCACTGGACAATGAAGGCCCTGTTAGGGACAGGGCACGACAGACACATCAGAAAGTCACAAACCAGCCTGGACTCAGCCTTGTTATCACTGCGCCTCTGTGCAGTGCCACTAGGCAAGAGGAGACTGCACAGAACAGttatcctgatcttctttccaaACTACCTGATGACCACCACTTTCTGTATTACTACAAAATTGTCTACAGTAAGGCCAAAGTCTCGAAAGTTGTTCCTGGAGGCTGATGCCATAAGACCAATGAATAGATTAAAGCTTTTCAGCCACATCACTAGCGAAAAGTCAACTCAGTGTGGTGTAGATTCAAAGCCATTTCTCACCAGGAAATGTTAGAAAAGTCTCAGGTGCGGTTCCAGAGCTGCAGACTCACCTCAGCACTCATGGGCAGACTTCCAAAAAAGTCAACAACTGCCCATTGCAGGCAGACTGAACAACTGCACTGGAACCACTGGACTGTGCCTCCTTGCCTGGTCCAGGTAGCCAGCTGGTGGCATCGTGCTGGGGATAAATGCCACCCTTCTACCAAACCAAAGCTGCTTGCTTTCCCCAGCATCATCTGCTATTTTTTTTGCTAAGTGCATCTTTGTGGTTGTCAGTTAGTTGCAAATACCCAAAGAAGCTCATTACATTACCTGCATAAGAAGTGCCATGCAGTGCTGCAGCAAAGGCATCATCAGTGATGAGGCTTGCAACCCCCCGTGCAGTAGGTAAGCATCATAATTTCTACTGATAGAGAGACAAGCAGGGAGCAATAAGAAATGACATATCCAAAGTCACAAATGGTAGATGCCCTAGTGTCACACTTACCTTTCTACATGCTTTTCTTTAGGCTCAGGAAGTGGCGTGTCGCAGAGTTTGCGTCTCTGAACCATAGTGTTGGGAGCACTACCTCTGTTCTACATCTGTTAATGGTATATGAACAAGGAGTTACTAAATCCAAAGGCAGACATTCAAGCCACaaaatacataaagaaaacaGTAGCATGAATGTTTATTACTAACATTACTTATTAATACTAATACTAATTATTATGAGTTTGTCTTGTGGCAGTGGCAAGtgttccagggatgggggcttggTCAACTCACCGCCTGCATTACACTGGCAGAGTAAATGCTGGCAGAGCAGTCTGAACTCTTCACTCGGAGGTGGTCCCGTACCAGTAAGACACCAGGAGGTATCACCAGATGTTCTTCCTGCTGCTCGCTTCAACTGGCATTTCCTTCCCTGGAGGACTTGTCAGCTGCCCTCACTTCAAAATGCTTCGACGCTGCTCTAATTTGGACCAAACAGGAATATTCACTCATCCCCAGACATCACGCTTCTTTCTGTCCTTCCACAAAACAGGGCATTTTGTCCTTGTTGAGAAGCAAGGATTTTTGGGGAGTGCCACTATAGGGTGAAATGGTAAAAACCTTTAAATAAGAGAGCAAGGCTGAGCAATCACAGAAGACAAACACCAACTGGTCAGTTGATTTTAGAATAGAGGATATTAAAGGTTTGTGAGTGGCCCAGGAGCAACGCGACAATGCAGGTGGAATGAAGGGCCTTATGCTAGGCCAAGACCAGGGCAGGATCTCAGGTTCCTCTGTTAGCGAAACTACATTGTCAGTTTTGAAAAGTGGCCTCAAATTATAGATTTCACCAGAAGCTTGATTCCAGAGGAGTCTTGCTCAGGGTAAGGCAATAATCAGTCTTGTTGATTCTACATTAAACCAGGTGATGTCCACCACTAAACTGCAATTTTCCTTTACCAGGGTTTAAATTTGCCTGAGCTGGGCTAAGAACAGCACCAGGGAGCTCTAGGTAGAACTTGGCATCCTCTGCCCTCACCGAGCTGCCTTCCTGTGCAAACATATGGCTCTGGCCCCTATACATCTAATATCCCCAGTCATATTTTGTTCATACCAAATTTAGCACTTCCATTGCAAAGCTCTGAACACTTTTAATagtctgttttctgtcttttttgacCTTCCAGCTCTCAAAGTTTTCTTTCAGATGTGCAGGCATGGGAGATCTCAATGCACCAGCTATGCAGAGTCGCTACACAAAAACAATAGAAGGAGAAGTTTCACATCAGGATGTTTTTTGCTGTTGTGCAGTTATTTATTACGAAGAAATGCGCACTGTCACTAAGCTGCAGTCAGAAATTGTGCCTGATTTCATACAACTGTATGTCCTTGCCACTACCACCCTCTCCTCCAGGTTTCTCCCAGCACTAGGCATTAATACGATGAGCCTCTGCTTAGATCAAAGTGCCTGGGACCCACAGGACAGATGGGAGAGGTGCGTCTGACAGATGTAGAACAAGAGGTAGGGGAGAGGTGGGAGAAATGTCACAAAGGACAAGGAGGGACAGGTACGGTGGCAAAGCCAAAGAGGAGATGGGGAGGTTGTAAGAGCCAAGAGCTGAGCAGGAAACGGCATATTCTTACTGTCTGTGCCTAAAAGCCTTGGTTGTTATTTGAGGCAGATAAATCTAGTGTCCAGGATACCGGCTTTTCTCGTAGAAAACTGAAAGACTATTCAAAATgaattcagcattaaaaaaaaataatacagtcaCTGTTTTGTCAGTGTGGGCATTTTAGGAGGGTTACCTGACCAAGAGAaggccttgaaaaaaaaaaaaattattctcataTCGTCACCCTACAGACATTTCCCCTGGGTCCATCCCACTGCTCTTCTACCATCCTCCCACCCCTGGCTGTCTACAGGAAGATTTATGCAACCAGCCCCTCAGTGCTTCACTGTAAAGCACgttgtcatttttttctgttcaaacaAGATCATCAGAGGAACTCTAAATTTAAAACACAGTGGAAATGATTCATAAAAAAGGAACATCCACTGTTTTTTCTTGGTCACAGAAGGAAAGTGGTGCTGGATTTGCAGGCAACTTTCAAATGTCTCCAAATTCAGTGCTACAAAAAGACTACTGCACAAGCTCAGCTGGAGAGGGCAAGGCACAGACGGCAGACAAGGTCACTCTGACAACGGGGAAcatgctttatatgctgagcagcacagggctggAAGAAGGCAGACAACAAGGGCTTGACGCATTTGAAGTGTCGCTCAAAGTTCAGTCAAGGTTTCTCCTTGTGGAGGTACCTGACAGCTGCAATCACCTTCCTATTTCATGTCAGCATTGATTTCAACTCCAGGTCTTGCGATTCTTCCTGTAATTTATTCAGTTCATAGTGATTCACTACTTAAAAacagttggaaaaaaacccaaccctctgATAAAGCATCATGATTACAGATCTAAGATCCAGCCTTGCTGTCCTGAAAGCAATGGGAATTTCATTCCTGTCTTCAGGCAAATCCTCGCCCGCTAGGAAACTCCAAAGTTACAGGTCTCAGTTCCGTCCTCATTTGCCTCTGCTAAAATCCAGACTGACATTTTGCTTTAACAAGCTTCCAATTGCTTCTTAGGCAACCAGCTCCTCTGCTTCCGAGATAAGCGTGATAAGAGTAAATTCAATCCCATGTTTAGCACTGCAGCCAGTGAAAATTTAAGGGTggtaaaggaaagcaaaagaaaatgatagTTTCTAGTACTTTTTTGTTTCCTCCAGTGCATAGGTGAATTGGAAACATTTCTTATATAAATTTCAGTGAGATCAGTTACGAAACATGATTTCTGTCTCTTTTAAATAGCATCTTCCAATAAATGTTCCATTTCCTACAGCTAATCCCGGATTTATGCAaaccacaaaaaccccaaccctgtCCCACACCATTAAAGATGCGAAACGAAGTGTTTCAAATTGTATATGCACCCAAATGGCCTTCCAGTTACTGCGCATATTATATTTCACCCAGAATGTAGGTACGGATTGTTGCTCACTTGATGTTCAGATAGCTTTACACTGTTAGATATTTGAGGACAAATACGTATATTTCTAGCAAAAAATCTGCAACATGCATTTCATTTTAGTTGCCTTAAAATGGGGTTTGCTCttatcacaattttttttttttatttgctacagCAAAGTGTATTTATCGAATGTGGGTTTTCACGGTGAAGATTAAGGAATGCCCGAGATTTGGGTCTGATTTAAATAACCATTAATTTTGACTTGTATTCTTTGTACCAGAAGATCactctttttccctcctcctcttggTCCCAGAGCAGCCCATGAACCAACAGACAGGTCTCTCCccttctgccccctccctggggtgTGGGATGCGCTCCTTCGGTCAGAAGCTCTGGCTCTACATCCTCACAAGTTTACCAGGTTCCTGAGTCCCTCTAGTGAGAAATGAAAAATCAGCTTCTCCTGTGCCCAGTTCCAACTTCCTGAACACCTCCACGGCATGACCAAACATGCTACAAGCCGTCGTTCCTTGCTTTcaggagaggctgagaaacagcaactCCATTTACAAAGCCAGCACAACAAAgatgcccagctccaggctgccCTTGCTCCCACAGCCCGCTCTTCCAAAGGCCTGAGCCACCAACTCTGGCTCATGAAAAGAAGGGGAAGCAAACCATCAGAGCTAGAGGGCTGCAAGAAACACTGGTTTTCCTTTGCAAAGCTTTTTGTGTATGAGGGACTCTCCTGCAGCAGGCACTATGAAGTCAGTATGGAAGGGGACAGCCCAGAGCCTGCAACGGAAGAGCAGGATGGTGAGGTGGGACTCAGAGGGGAGAAAAgtgaaaggagaaagggaaactCGGGGGGAAATAAGTTATTTTCATAGCTAGGCAGAATGACTGAATCAGAACATAACACAGGGTGGACAGGGCCTCTGCAGGTCTCTAGTCCAGCCCCTTGCTCACAGCGCGTCCATTAGACCAGGATGGATGAGGCTGCTCAGTTCCTTGCCAAGCTGAGCCTGAatacctccaaggacagagatcccAATACCTCACTTGGCCTCTGTCCCAGTGTTTGAACACCCTTAGCgtgaaaaagcttttccttatGTCTAGTTGGCAATTGTTGTCTTCCGCCCCTGTTCAGCCAGTTTATGAAAGCCAGGTACTTCCGGGGAAGGGTGCTCCCTCCGACATGTGAGTTCTTGTTTTCTCTCCTGCCTTTTATATAACTCATTTTATGCTGcttttttggttctgtttttatGCAGTAGCTCTGCTACTGTCTGCTTTTCCAATTACAAAACCTCTAAATCTGATTTAAACCTGATAATTATGCTGTGATCGAGCAAAGGCCTTAATTAGCCCTACTGAAGCCAATAGGTATGAGGCATGCTCTTCAGGACCTTAAAAATTCGGCATTTAATTGCATCCAACACTGAGAAAGGAGTAGGGAGGTGGAGAAGTGAGTTAGTAGCTAACGCAAGCCACTGGTACAAACAGGACAGGACTTCATGCACTCGTATAACCAAACCAGACCAGGATTTTCTGCTGTCTTCCGCCACAAGAGGAATCTGAATATACCAGATGCTCAAGACGACTCAGATGGTCACTGATATTGCTGCAAAAGTTTGTCATGTCCTTTGGCTGTTAGAAATCCTGAGTGATGATCTGCACAGTGGGTATATGTTTGTGTTTCCCTTCAAGGTCAAGGCATTTCTAGCTGCACTCACTACCCATCAGGACAATTCCAGTTTACCGGGGTACATCTTCCTCTCTTGCCATCAGTCTTGCCAAACAGACTAAAATTTAGccataggaaaagaaaaacaacaaaacatcgGGATCTCTCTTGCCTGGCAGCAGCCAAGAGAAAAGTACAGGAAACAATATTCAGGAGGAGTAGTCTGGCATCCCACGCAGCTGGCATTTCCAGCCACCTAAAATAGCTGGTCAGGCCTGTGCACCATCTACAGCTTAGGCGGAGAAAGAAAAGTCCTTAACACAGCGAGCTGTACAAAAGAAATGTCCTATAATGTCACTGCAGGAACAATGATGTCATTCTGTGCTGCCCTTCTGTTTTTATCTCGCCTGTTTATTCATCCCCTAATTCACCGGGTAACCGTGCGGAGATACCAGGAGACTAAAGTGCGCGGGTCCAAGGTGAAGGCAGGTCTTTGCACTTTTCAGGGATGCTCAAGGGCAGGTGCTGTGGCAACCTGCAAGCTGAGTTTTGTCCTTTCGTGTGCTTACTGGAATTCATCACAGTCAATACACCAGTCACTCTCTTCCCTTCCTGTCCTTTCCCAGCACCAAATCCTTGGTTCTTGCTGAGCTGTATGGCTTTCAGGAAGGAGAACACTGATGTGCCAGTGAGTATCCCACTGATGATAGCTGACAAACGCTTAGCTGGCACCAGAGAGAAACTGGCCCTGAATTTATGTTATATAGTCTCAAACACTTTGTTTTTGGTCATGAGAAGCAGAGGGTTTTATACAAACAGCAGAAGCAAATCAGCATACATGGATATGCGGTTATGGGAAATAGTCTAAAAAATGACCCAAAATAGGCCTAAAAATGTCTTACAAGCCTTTAGTCCAGTCCAGAGGAAAAAGTGTGTGTTTGTCTTTCTTTAGGGCTTCACAACACCCAGCTCTAAATGTGACTAGCATGCAGAGGAACAGGAGTGACCATAATGCTCAGAAAATACCCCCATTCGCTACGTCAAGCTCTTCCAGCGTCACATCAAGCAGCTCTTCACTTTCATCAGAACTGACCAGCCAGATCTCCATGGTTCAGGATCAAACCCTGCTGGACATTGCCTCCATCACTAGATTGGCCCCAGGAAAATCACCAAGCCCTCAACCATTtgagcaaagagagaaaaattcagCAACATCATGTTCCAGCCCCCTCCGAGCAAGGACTATTCCAGCACCttgcccagccagccccaggctcagTCTAACACCCAGCTCAGCCAAGGCACAGCAATACTCTGACTCCTCTCCAGTCAGCCCAGGGATCAATGCAACTTCCTTCTCTACCTTTTGTCCTCACACAGCACAAAACGTACAAGCTTCAGCATTGGATCACACACTGACCCCAACCAGGAAAAGCACAAGGCCTCCAGCAATGACtcctgcagatagttcccagtcTCCTGGCTGTTCTAAAACTGGATTAAAGAATACAGGAAAGGGTTTTGAATCAGATCTGGCAGATCCTGATCACGAAAGGTACGTATCCAGACCATATCCATGTTTAAGTCCTCAAACGACTCAACTTGGTACAGAGTCATCAAGAGcccctcataaaaaaaaaaattcaatatctCTTTTGATTTAAATGTTCCCAGTGTTTGTTTTCCAGTAACTACCCTATGCTCCCACTAAACTCTGTTATCCAAGAAGCAAAATATCAAATTTTCTATACATTCACTTAGCTCTCCAAACCTGACTACAGGACCATTGCTGGGCCAGGCTGACAAGCTCAGCTCCTCAAACGGGGCACAGTTTCAAGGTGCCTCATTTCCTTTCAAAGGAGAAAGCACATCTTGCCCTACACTAGCAGAGAGAAACTCTGCTATTATGAAGCCTGACAGATAAGAGCTGGGGATGGTATTCAGTGACATGGCCAGTATCTCCTTTCCCAAGCCTCAGGCTCTGTGGCCCGACCCCAGGCAAGCTGGGCTGATTTCCCCCTCTCTGAGCCTCTGAACTCCACCCCATGTCTGCCAATTCTTTCCTTGGCAGGAGATTTGTAACCACGAAGGAATTCCAAGCCATGGAGAAAGAACTAGAGGATGTAAAAGAAGAACTGAAATGCCTGAAGTGGAAAGTGAGACACATTGGTGAGACCATGCAGCCCCTGGCCGAAGATAAGCAAGCGTTACAACGGCTATACCCTGACAGAGCTCAAGGCAATGGTGCAGTTTGAAGATGACCCTTACAAGGCCGCACACGAGATCCTGACTGTGCTCTTCAGCGACGTCTACTTGCCACAGCACTCAGTCACTGAACAGGCCTGCAACTCCCACTCTCTGCCCAGGCACAAAATAGACCCAGAGCTGTACACAGTGTACTGTGACATTCTGAAAAGCATATTCCCTGGAATTAGCAGCCAGACCTTGAGGGAAGAGACACAACACATGCAGAAAAGCACCCAGAAAGAAGTGCAGTAACATCGGAGCCCACAAGATATTCTGCAGTTAGAAGTCTCCGATGATTTTAGAGGACTGAACTGTGGGTACGTACCGTTGGTTGATTCTACCCCTTTCAGGTATGAATCATCTGTAAAGACATTGATGAGCTCTGAGCCCTTCATGCCACTTGCCCAACGAGACAGGATGGGAAGGCATTCTGCATACTTcccaaattttagaaaaaaaaatgcccccTTACAGTGCCTCTTTCAATATACGGATGTTTCCTTGTTTCCAGAAACTACAAATGCTGACAAGAGAATCCAGAGAAGGCATTGTGTGTCCAAGCAAGGGCATTCCCCCAGACCCACACAGACCAATCAACCAACCAGCATCTGGGTAGTTTCTATTTTCTAGAGTGTATCATTCATTAAATTACATTACTTGTTAGAAAATTGTGCCTAttctcttttattatttattttttggtcTAAAAATGCTTTGCACATCACATGAATAGGCAATTATCACTTGAGTACACCCTGAGATGAGACCTGGGCATGAAGCAaactccctcccctccccgcccatCCGCACCCTGGGTTACACGGGAGGAAAACCAGGGCGCAGCGCTCAGCAGCCACAGTGCACCCAAGCAGCTCTCCATTGTGGATAACTGGTGGCCAGGGCATAAGATGGGCAACATGCCCCTAAGTCATTAACCCACCAGTGAAAGGTAAATCCACCTGTGATAACTGAGCTGACAGAACAGCTCATATGTTACCAACTGCGCTTTGCCTTCCCGTGACAGTGACGCCAAAAGACCGGCCCCTTGCAAAGGCCCCGCAAGGTGATGGCTGCTATGGAGCCTGTCCAGAGGTGAGGACGCTGATATCATGGAGGAAACAGAGGCCAGTGGCCCTAGAGCTCCTTCCACCCCATCTGGGACCCAGCAAAGTTcagtggatgaacagcagagtGTCCATCAGGTTCTGCTCGCAGAGCTGGCCCTGTAGCCAGTTTTCTCACCATCTGGTGAGGGGGGAGGGATGTTCTCGTGCCATTTCACTCAGTACTGATGGGCGATACTGCTTCCGTACCCCGCTATCAAAGAGCAGTCAGAACAACAAAGTTGAAGGACACAACTCTAACACACAGAAGTGGAAGAGAAAGCATGAGAACTACTAGTTTACACAGCAAAGCACTCCCTAATTCTCTGTCCTTACATATTATCCCCTCCAGTACCTTCACCCTTACTACAGTTTTACGTCACCTGTTTTCACTAGGGCTGCACCCACGTGCTGCCACAATACACAGCAAAACAAATTCATTCTAGACCAGGCGTGAGTCCACAATCTAATTTCCTTTAGTCTAGTCACACAACAAAACTGAGAGCTTGTGTCAGCCTTCTGCTTTCTTgccagctgcaggagagaagcaTCAAAAGAATGCACCATGCCTTTGCAACAAGCATCAGTGACATTTTTGAAAGGTTACTACAGGCTCCAAGGCCAGACTTGCCATAGTTTCACCCTTTTCATTTGCTCTCAATGGTTCCATTACCAGCCAGTTTCACCATGGGTATCTTACTAGGACTAGTAAAGGATTAAAGTACCACTCTGGAGAACAAAGCAGGGAAAAGGCTGAAGAAACATAATTTGCAAGCACTGGTACAAAGTTATAGTGTTTCACATAACTAATGAGTTGGTTGATTTCAAAGGGCATTCTGCCTGAGTAACAACCATGGGCCCACGTCCATAAAATAAAAGCACTGTGAGTTTTGATCATAAATAGCAAGGCATTTTTTATACGATGTGATGTATCTATACTGTTCTCTACTGGGtttattaatactttttttaaagctcCTTGTTATTAGCAATCTATTTTACTTACAAGCTGATTTGCAGACACAGCGCTTTGCCCACGAATCCTCTCCATACCACACTGCAGCCCAGATCTACAGCCAC
This window harbors:
- the GSG1L gene encoding germ cell-specific gene 1-like protein isoform X1 encodes the protein MKTNRRCRALLAVSLNLMALLFSTTAFITTHWCEGTQRVPKPSCGKEKKTNCLNYSGNETANETNQNVVHYSWETGDDRFLFRYFHTGIWYSCEENINAAGEKCRSFIDLAPASEKGVLWLSVVSEVLYIMLLVVGFSLMCLELFHSSSVIDGLKLNAFAAVFTVLSGLLGMVAHMMYTQVFQVTVSLGPEDWRPHSWDYGWSFCLAWGSFTCCMAASVTTLNSYTKTVIEFRHKRKIFEQGFREEQNFLDQEAIKYFRERASQHPALNVTSMQRNRSDHNAQKIPPFATSSSSSVTSSSSSLSSELTSQISMVQDQTLLDIASITRLAPGKSPSPQPFEQREKNSATSCSSPLRARTIPAPCPASPRLSLTPSSAKAQQYSDSSPVSPGINATSFSTFCPHTAQNVQASALDHTLTPTRKSTRPPAMTPADSSQSPGCSKTGLKNTGKGFESDLADPDHERRFVTTKEFQAMEKELEDVKEELKCLKWKVRHIGETMQPLAEDKQALQRLYPDRAQGNGAV
- the GSG1L gene encoding germ cell-specific gene 1-like protein isoform X3 — protein: MKTNRRCRALLAVSLNLMALLFSTTAFITTHWCEGTQRVPKPSCGKEKKTNCLNYSGNETANETNQNVVHYSWETGDDRFLFRYFHTGIWYSCEENINAAGEKCRSFIDLAPASEKGVLWLSVVSEVLYIMLLVVGFSLMCLELFHSSSVIDGLKLNAFAAVFTVLSGLLGMVAHMMYTQVFQVTVSLGPEDWRPHSWDYGWSFWASQHPALNVTSMQRNRSDHNAQKIPPFATSSSSSVTSSSSSLSSELTSQISMVQDQTLLDIASITRLAPGKSPSPQPFEQREKNSATSCSSPLRARTIPAPCPASPRLSLTPSSAKAQQYSDSSPVSPGINATSFSTFCPHTAQNVQASALDHTLTPTRKSTRPPAMTPADSSQSPGCSKTGLKNTGKGFESDLADPDHERRFVTTKEFQAMEKELEDVKEELKCLKWKVRHIGETMQPLAEDKQALQRLYPDRAQGNGAV
- the GSG1L gene encoding germ cell-specific gene 1-like protein isoform X2, which gives rise to MKTNRRCRALLAVSLNLMALLFSTTAFITTHWCEGTQRVPKPSCGKEKKTNCLNYSGNETANETNQNVVHYSWETGDDRFLFRYFHTGIWYSCEENINAAGVLWLSVVSEVLYIMLLVVGFSLMCLELFHSSSVIDGLKLNAFAAVFTVLSGLLGMVAHMMYTQVFQVTVSLGPEDWRPHSWDYGWSFCLAWGSFTCCMAASVTTLNSYTKTVIEFRHKRKIFEQGFREEQNFLDQEAIKYFRERASQHPALNVTSMQRNRSDHNAQKIPPFATSSSSSVTSSSSSLSSELTSQISMVQDQTLLDIASITRLAPGKSPSPQPFEQREKNSATSCSSPLRARTIPAPCPASPRLSLTPSSAKAQQYSDSSPVSPGINATSFSTFCPHTAQNVQASALDHTLTPTRKSTRPPAMTPADSSQSPGCSKTGLKNTGKGFESDLADPDHERRFVTTKEFQAMEKELEDVKEELKCLKWKVRHIGETMQPLAEDKQALQRLYPDRAQGNGAV